The Apium graveolens cultivar Ventura chromosome 11, ASM990537v1, whole genome shotgun sequence genome has a window encoding:
- the LOC141697725 gene encoding phosphoacetylglucosamine mutase isoform X2 yields MNQQHQSLLLLDSAARFPPPQGVKFSYGTSGFRADASILESTVFRVGILAALRSIKTQAVIGLMITASHNHVSDNGVKIADPGGEIMSQEWEPFADSLANASDPKHLLQLIVEFVKKENIQFEGGRGAEVFLGRDTRPSGESLLEAAKQGISSIVGAVAVDMGIVTTPQLHWMVRATNKGAKASEQDYFDQLISSFRCLVDLIPQGDQGKNQEKLIVDAANGVGGTKLEVIKKSIHGLNFEVRNSGKEGVLNDGVGADFVQKEKVTPHGFGPADVGIRCASLDGDADRLVYFTALPNCNGKIELVDGDKILSLFALFIKEQLSILDEANNEKVNNLYQAHLGVVQTAYANGASTDYLKQTGLQVVRTPTGVKYLHEKAADFDIGIYFEANGHGTILFSSNLLTWLDGRVNELGSTGKGSEQLKASLRLLAVSKLINQAVGDALSGLFLVEAILQHMGWSIHKWNKLYNDLPSRQLKQMQKLRLSARLASKKPLTC; encoded by the exons ATGAACCAGCAACACCAATCTCTCCTCCTCCTCGATTCTGCAGCTCGCTTTCCACCTCCCCAAG GTGTGAAATTTTCATATGGGACATCTGGGTTTAGAGCTGATGCATCAATACTCGAGTCTACTGTGTTTAGAGTTGGTATTTTAGCTGCATTAAGGTCTATCAAGACTCAAGCTGTTATTGGGTTAATGATCACTGCTTCCCATAATCATGTTTCTGATAATGGGGTTAAAATTGCTGATCCTGGTGGCGAAATCATGTCGCAGGAATGGGAGCCTTTTGCCGATTCTTTGGCTAATGCTTCTGACCCCAAACACCTTCTCCAG TTAATAGTTGAATTTGTGAAGAAAGAAAATATCCAATTCGAAGGAGGAAGGGGTGCTGAGGTTTTTTTGGGGAGAGACACCAGGCCTAGTGGGGAGTCTCTTTTAGAAGCTGCTAAACAG GGGATCAGTTCTATAGTTGGAGCTGTTGCAGTCGACATGGGCATTGTCACAACCCCCCAACTCCACTGGATGGTCCGTGCTACTAATAAGGGTGCAAAAGCGTCTGAGCAGGATTATTTCGATCAACTTATAAGCTCTTTCAG GTGCCTGGTAGATCTGATTCCCCAAGGCGATCAAGGTAAAAACCAGGAAAAACTGATTGTGGACGCAGCAAATGGTGTTGGTGGCACAAAGCTTGAAGTTATCAAGAAGAGTATACATGGTTTGAACTTTGAAGTTCGCAACTCTGGTAAGGAAGGTGTGCTCAATGATGGAGTTGGTGCTGACTTTGTGCAGAAAGAGAAGGTTACTCCACATGGTTTTGGTCCTGCTGATGTTGGAATAAG GTGTGCAAGTTTGGATGGAGATGCTGACCGGCTTGTATATTTTACAGCCCTGCCAAATTGTAATGGCAAAATTGAATTAGTAGACGGGGACAAGATACTGTCTTTATTTGCTCTATTTATCAAAGAGCAGTTGAGTATTCTCGACGAGGCTAATAACGAGAAGGTCAATAATTTGTATCAAGCGCATCTTGGTGTTGTACAAACAGCGTATGCAAATGGTGCATCCACTGATTACCTGAAACAAACGGGTCTACAAGTCGTTCGTACTCCCACCGGAGTAAAATACTTGCATGAGAAGGCGGCTGACTTTGATATTGGCATATATTTTGAAGCAAATGGACACGGAACAATTTTGTTCTCTAGTAATCTCCTAACATGGCTGGATGGTAGAGTTAATGAGCTTGGTTCAACAGGCAAAG GTTCTGAACAACTAAAGGCTTCCTTAAGATTATTGGCAGTCAGCAAATTGATCAATCAGGCGGTTGGGGATGCTTTAAGTGGCTTGTTTCTGGTAGAGGCTATCTTACAACATATGGGATGGTCGATACACAAATGGAATAAGCTTTATAATGACTTACCCAGCAGACAACTTAAG CAAATGCAGAAACTGAGGTTGTCAGCCCGCCTGGCATCCAAGAAGCCATTAACGTGTTAA
- the LOC141697725 gene encoding phosphoacetylglucosamine mutase isoform X1, whose protein sequence is MNQQHQSLLLLDSAARFPPPQGVKFSYGTSGFRADASILESTVFRVGILAALRSIKTQAVIGLMITASHNHVSDNGVKIADPGGEIMSQEWEPFADSLANASDPKHLLQLIVEFVKKENIQFEGGRGAEVFLGRDTRPSGESLLEAAKQGISSIVGAVAVDMGIVTTPQLHWMVRATNKGAKASEQDYFDQLISSFRCLVDLIPQGDQGKNQEKLIVDAANGVGGTKLEVIKKSIHGLNFEVRNSGKEGVLNDGVGADFVQKEKVTPHGFGPADVGIRCASLDGDADRLVYFTALPNCNGKIELVDGDKILSLFALFIKEQLSILDEANNEKVNNLYQAHLGVVQTAYANGASTDYLKQTGLQVVRTPTGVKYLHEKAADFDIGIYFEANGHGTILFSSNLLTWLDGRVNELGSTGKGSEQLKASLRLLAVSKLINQAVGDALSGLFLVEAILQHMGWSIHKWNKLYNDLPSRQLKVKVVDRTAVVTANAETEVVSPPGIQEAINVLTAKYPRGRCFIRPSGTEDVVRVYAEASTQEAADDLASSVAKLTDQFLGSH, encoded by the exons ATGAACCAGCAACACCAATCTCTCCTCCTCCTCGATTCTGCAGCTCGCTTTCCACCTCCCCAAG GTGTGAAATTTTCATATGGGACATCTGGGTTTAGAGCTGATGCATCAATACTCGAGTCTACTGTGTTTAGAGTTGGTATTTTAGCTGCATTAAGGTCTATCAAGACTCAAGCTGTTATTGGGTTAATGATCACTGCTTCCCATAATCATGTTTCTGATAATGGGGTTAAAATTGCTGATCCTGGTGGCGAAATCATGTCGCAGGAATGGGAGCCTTTTGCCGATTCTTTGGCTAATGCTTCTGACCCCAAACACCTTCTCCAG TTAATAGTTGAATTTGTGAAGAAAGAAAATATCCAATTCGAAGGAGGAAGGGGTGCTGAGGTTTTTTTGGGGAGAGACACCAGGCCTAGTGGGGAGTCTCTTTTAGAAGCTGCTAAACAG GGGATCAGTTCTATAGTTGGAGCTGTTGCAGTCGACATGGGCATTGTCACAACCCCCCAACTCCACTGGATGGTCCGTGCTACTAATAAGGGTGCAAAAGCGTCTGAGCAGGATTATTTCGATCAACTTATAAGCTCTTTCAG GTGCCTGGTAGATCTGATTCCCCAAGGCGATCAAGGTAAAAACCAGGAAAAACTGATTGTGGACGCAGCAAATGGTGTTGGTGGCACAAAGCTTGAAGTTATCAAGAAGAGTATACATGGTTTGAACTTTGAAGTTCGCAACTCTGGTAAGGAAGGTGTGCTCAATGATGGAGTTGGTGCTGACTTTGTGCAGAAAGAGAAGGTTACTCCACATGGTTTTGGTCCTGCTGATGTTGGAATAAG GTGTGCAAGTTTGGATGGAGATGCTGACCGGCTTGTATATTTTACAGCCCTGCCAAATTGTAATGGCAAAATTGAATTAGTAGACGGGGACAAGATACTGTCTTTATTTGCTCTATTTATCAAAGAGCAGTTGAGTATTCTCGACGAGGCTAATAACGAGAAGGTCAATAATTTGTATCAAGCGCATCTTGGTGTTGTACAAACAGCGTATGCAAATGGTGCATCCACTGATTACCTGAAACAAACGGGTCTACAAGTCGTTCGTACTCCCACCGGAGTAAAATACTTGCATGAGAAGGCGGCTGACTTTGATATTGGCATATATTTTGAAGCAAATGGACACGGAACAATTTTGTTCTCTAGTAATCTCCTAACATGGCTGGATGGTAGAGTTAATGAGCTTGGTTCAACAGGCAAAG GTTCTGAACAACTAAAGGCTTCCTTAAGATTATTGGCAGTCAGCAAATTGATCAATCAGGCGGTTGGGGATGCTTTAAGTGGCTTGTTTCTGGTAGAGGCTATCTTACAACATATGGGATGGTCGATACACAAATGGAATAAGCTTTATAATGACTTACCCAGCAGACAACTTAAG GTGAAAGTTGTTGACAGAACTGCTGTTGTCACAGCAAATGCAGAAACTGAGGTTGTCAGCCCGCCTGGCATCCAAGAAGCCATTAACGTGTTAACCG CAAAATATCCCCGGGGAAGATGTTTTATACGACCATCAGGAACTGAAGATGTTGTAAGGGTGTATGCAGAGGCAAGTACACAGGAAGCGGCAGACGATTTGGCCAGTTCTGTAGCCAAACTGACAGACCAGTTTCTTGGATCGCACTGA